One Fuerstiella marisgermanici DNA window includes the following coding sequences:
- a CDS encoding class I SAM-dependent methyltransferase, translated as MEQATVVTPVKDTKPEHPAMPECCCPACGQRNLKPKRFEFNSGRGATGWSRCQSCNTYFMAEGYDTEQETDHTRNMAWGNQHEGVALNQRKRNGFVAALDQIETLGYGSGSKILDVGCSFGGILVEARKRGFECAGVDIVPEAIAWMKSEGFRAEECSSLRDCTLFSKQQPADVVTVLDAHIYWPDQPAELRAAWDLLRDDGLLLIRAVTKSSYITTGRMVGSVSTGLSRKLIRRAIADHRFSMPLKSLLRTVEGAGFEVLSASPKGAQHTNDMPLTARAAFAMGTLLWHGLGVSIAPTTLVFARKKPA; from the coding sequence ATGGAACAGGCGACCGTCGTCACACCGGTGAAGGACACGAAGCCAGAGCATCCTGCGATGCCAGAATGCTGCTGCCCGGCCTGCGGACAGCGTAACCTGAAACCGAAGCGATTCGAGTTCAATTCTGGTCGAGGAGCCACCGGCTGGTCACGCTGCCAAAGCTGCAATACGTACTTTATGGCGGAAGGTTACGACACCGAACAGGAGACCGACCACACGCGCAACATGGCCTGGGGCAACCAGCACGAAGGCGTGGCTCTGAACCAGCGAAAACGCAACGGCTTTGTCGCGGCACTCGACCAAATCGAAACGCTCGGCTACGGCAGTGGGTCGAAAATTTTGGATGTTGGCTGTTCGTTTGGGGGCATCCTTGTGGAAGCTCGCAAACGCGGCTTCGAATGCGCTGGAGTCGACATCGTTCCCGAAGCGATCGCATGGATGAAGTCGGAAGGCTTTCGAGCCGAAGAGTGTTCGTCGCTAAGAGATTGCACGCTGTTTTCGAAGCAGCAGCCCGCCGACGTTGTGACGGTTTTGGATGCTCACATTTACTGGCCCGACCAGCCTGCCGAACTACGCGCCGCATGGGACTTGCTCCGCGACGACGGACTGTTGCTGATCCGAGCGGTCACGAAGTCTTCGTACATTACGACCGGCCGCATGGTGGGCAGTGTGTCGACTGGCTTGTCCAGAAAGTTGATTCGACGAGCCATCGCCGATCACCGTTTTTCGATGCCGCTAAAAAGTTTGCTGCGTACAGTCGAAGGAGCTGGCTTTGAAGTCCTGTCGGCGTCACCAAAGGGAGCTCAGCACACAAACGACATGCCACTGACTGCACGAGCAGCGTTCGCAATGGGCACTTTGTTGTGGCACGGGTTAGGCGTGTCAATTGCACCAACGACGCTGGTGTTTGCTCGAAAGAAGCCCGCATGA
- a CDS encoding tetratricopeptide repeat protein has translation MSHDPYSPCVCGSGKKLKFCCQDILSEMIRVEKLVESQPDAAEKLLRSLMTKHQDKEIVVTQLSAILMRKGNYTEAREQLVEFLRRHPDEPRALLALADVCLATEGFAASKRIVHRAFQLGARQYPNSVSMLATRIAGQMAQRGCAMAVREHLALAVRMSEGERRNSLLMQLANFESQRTIPFPFRGRLALLKAELGEEQQKEELRARRVSQLGCWEPAAILYTRLIEQQPNNGALWHNLGLCQAWDGRIEEAAKALHKAADLIEDYDTAVETETLAQLLDFDIAGDDSYGVVQQTIKVTSLSQLLTVLDADSRFARVQSSDDEAARDDGRVVAEYELLTHDIPEDGDLDSIPDVVADITIVEPEGADGGEPGALIVALDTDIDAALAAFRDVCGELALASDDDDKPVKLSQMPQICRAFDWKIHHADEIGASQYRTLNKNRLTTALSDWLDQPMKALNDESPAEAAKDANNLVQIGAAVLSLEVICNRMGYDPDLSDVRSRLGIPSPKPLEIDEQQSITSLPPIQFGRVTMSELTDEQVIDFVNRVTLLRHQLLLEQAIEELIGRPEALDKFPAMRAHLLRASVARENNDLALASQCFADAREAVEDAPDAFRTKLELDIRELSCRLDDPSDPELSKLLGALRDRYFLKIPEIEDVIREELANSGCSHLLDELEAAPAGAGEGGVWTPGAEKPAGEASKLWVPGQD, from the coding sequence ATGTCGCACGATCCCTATTCCCCCTGTGTTTGCGGCAGCGGGAAGAAACTAAAATTCTGTTGTCAGGACATTCTGTCCGAGATGATTCGAGTGGAAAAGCTGGTTGAATCACAGCCGGACGCCGCAGAAAAGCTGCTCCGATCGCTCATGACCAAGCATCAGGACAAGGAAATTGTGGTCACGCAATTGTCCGCTATTCTGATGCGCAAGGGCAACTACACGGAAGCTCGGGAACAGCTTGTTGAGTTCCTTCGTCGACACCCCGACGAACCTCGAGCATTGCTGGCGCTGGCAGATGTTTGCCTGGCCACGGAAGGCTTTGCGGCCTCCAAGCGAATCGTGCATCGGGCGTTTCAGTTGGGTGCTCGGCAATATCCCAACAGCGTTTCTATGCTGGCGACTCGCATTGCTGGCCAGATGGCGCAACGTGGTTGCGCCATGGCCGTGCGTGAACACCTCGCGCTGGCCGTGCGGATGTCGGAAGGAGAACGTCGTAACTCGCTGCTGATGCAACTGGCAAACTTCGAATCACAACGCACGATACCGTTTCCGTTTCGAGGTCGGCTGGCTCTTTTGAAAGCAGAACTGGGTGAAGAACAACAGAAGGAAGAGCTTCGTGCTCGTCGAGTCAGTCAGCTTGGTTGCTGGGAACCCGCCGCAATTTTGTACACGCGGCTGATCGAACAGCAGCCAAACAACGGAGCTTTGTGGCACAACCTTGGCCTGTGCCAGGCATGGGACGGGCGGATCGAAGAAGCAGCGAAAGCTTTGCACAAGGCCGCAGACCTGATCGAAGACTACGACACGGCCGTCGAAACCGAAACTCTGGCTCAACTGCTGGACTTCGATATCGCTGGAGATGACAGCTACGGAGTTGTTCAGCAAACCATCAAAGTGACGTCGTTGTCACAACTGCTAACGGTACTCGACGCCGACTCGCGATTTGCACGAGTGCAGTCGAGTGATGACGAAGCGGCCCGGGACGATGGTCGAGTCGTGGCTGAGTATGAGCTGCTGACTCATGACATCCCGGAAGACGGAGACCTGGATTCGATTCCCGATGTCGTTGCTGACATTACGATCGTCGAACCGGAAGGTGCGGACGGCGGAGAGCCGGGCGCTTTGATTGTCGCATTGGACACCGATATCGACGCGGCGTTGGCCGCCTTTCGGGATGTCTGCGGCGAGCTCGCTCTTGCGTCGGACGACGACGACAAGCCCGTCAAATTGTCGCAAATGCCGCAAATCTGCCGTGCGTTTGACTGGAAGATTCATCACGCCGATGAAATCGGAGCCAGCCAATACCGCACGCTCAACAAGAACCGCCTGACGACGGCGCTTAGCGATTGGCTGGACCAGCCGATGAAGGCGTTGAACGACGAAAGCCCGGCTGAGGCCGCGAAGGATGCGAACAACCTTGTCCAGATCGGTGCGGCGGTACTAAGTCTGGAAGTGATCTGTAACCGGATGGGCTACGACCCGGATTTAAGTGACGTTCGCAGTCGCCTGGGCATTCCTTCTCCCAAGCCTTTGGAAATCGACGAACAGCAGTCCATCACATCGCTGCCGCCAATTCAGTTTGGCCGAGTGACGATGTCCGAATTAACGGACGAACAGGTGATCGATTTCGTAAACCGAGTCACGTTGTTGCGCCACCAGTTGCTGTTGGAGCAGGCGATTGAAGAGTTGATCGGCCGTCCCGAAGCCCTGGATAAATTTCCCGCGATGCGAGCTCACCTGCTGCGTGCGTCGGTGGCGAGGGAGAACAACGATCTGGCCTTGGCGTCCCAGTGTTTTGCGGATGCACGCGAGGCCGTCGAGGATGCCCCGGACGCTTTCCGTACAAAACTGGAGCTGGATATTCGGGAACTCAGTTGTCGCCTGGATGATCCTTCAGATCCGGAACTTTCGAAATTGCTGGGCGCCCTTCGCGATCGTTACTTCTTGAAGATCCCGGAGATTGAGGATGTGATTCGCGAAGAACTGGCGAACAGTGGTTGCAGCCATTTGCTCGACGAACTCGAAGCCGCACCGGCTGGGGCTGGCGAAGGGGGAGTCTGGACGCCCGGTGCCGAAAAGCCAGCGGGCGAAGCATCCAAATTGTGGGTGCCAGGGCAGGATTAG
- a CDS encoding DUF1501 domain-containing protein, giving the protein MSTSHIIENIRLSRRGFSRRRFLQTVSASAAATGGLGFRDLMAVEAEKLRRRGKSMILLWMQGGPSQFETFDPKPGTSNGGPTEAIQTSVPGIQIADNFPRVARMMDDIALVRSMTNKEGSHPRASYQMHTGYIPSGSVKHPSIGSCIAQQIGDANNELPSFVSIGGNPGAGGMQGAGFLGMDYEPFVVNNPGQLPSNVAIPVATRRFDRRLGLLGQLEEEFSAAGASQLVETHQSLYGKSSRLVKSDDVSAFDVSDEPAKLRDQYGDSSFGKGCLLARRLVERGVTFVEVRSGNWDSHQNNFEQCANNAADVDPATAALIADLKDRGMLKDTLIVWMGEFGRTPKINARTGRDHYPRVFSMAMAGSGIIGGQVYGASTDDGSAVEDSPVTVQDLFQTVCQSLDVKADHENLSPLGRPMKIVDGGQPIPGFLA; this is encoded by the coding sequence ATGTCGACCAGCCATATTATTGAAAACATCCGCCTAAGTCGCCGGGGATTTTCCCGACGCAGATTTCTTCAGACGGTTTCCGCAAGCGCCGCCGCTACAGGTGGACTCGGCTTTCGCGACTTGATGGCGGTGGAAGCGGAAAAGCTGCGGCGACGTGGGAAGTCCATGATTCTGTTGTGGATGCAGGGCGGCCCCAGCCAGTTTGAAACCTTCGACCCCAAGCCAGGCACATCCAACGGCGGCCCGACAGAAGCCATCCAAACCAGCGTGCCCGGCATTCAAATCGCCGACAACTTCCCCAGAGTCGCGCGTATGATGGACGACATCGCTCTGGTGCGTTCGATGACCAACAAGGAAGGCAGTCATCCGCGAGCCTCGTACCAAATGCACACGGGCTACATCCCGTCGGGCAGCGTCAAGCATCCGTCGATCGGTTCCTGCATTGCACAACAAATCGGCGACGCCAACAACGAGCTGCCATCTTTCGTGTCCATCGGCGGAAATCCGGGGGCAGGCGGGATGCAGGGAGCCGGATTTCTGGGCATGGACTACGAACCGTTTGTTGTGAACAACCCGGGTCAGTTGCCGTCCAATGTCGCGATTCCCGTTGCCACGCGACGCTTCGATCGCCGCCTGGGATTGCTCGGTCAACTGGAAGAAGAATTCAGCGCCGCCGGAGCGTCACAGCTTGTCGAAACTCATCAATCGCTGTACGGCAAGAGTTCGCGACTGGTCAAGAGTGACGACGTATCCGCATTTGATGTATCGGACGAACCCGCAAAGCTGCGTGATCAGTACGGCGATTCGAGCTTCGGCAAAGGTTGTCTGTTGGCTCGACGGCTGGTGGAACGCGGCGTCACGTTTGTGGAAGTGCGGTCCGGCAACTGGGACTCGCATCAAAACAATTTCGAACAGTGTGCCAACAACGCGGCGGACGTCGACCCGGCAACGGCTGCGTTGATCGCGGATCTCAAGGATCGAGGCATGCTGAAAGACACGCTGATTGTCTGGATGGGCGAATTCGGCCGCACCCCAAAAATCAACGCTCGCACCGGCCGCGATCACTATCCGCGAGTCTTCAGCATGGCGATGGCGGGCAGCGGAATCATCGGCGGCCAGGTCTACGGAGCATCCACCGACGATGGTTCCGCCGTCGAAGACTCCCCAGTCACGGTACAGGACTTATTCCAAACCGTGTGCCAGTCACTCGACGTGAAAGCCGACCACGAAAACCTCAGCCCCCTCGGCCGCCCCATGAAAATCGTCGACGGCGGCCAACCAATCCCCGGCTTCCTCGCCTGA
- a CDS encoding DUF1549 domain-containing protein has protein sequence MQQTGDIMRDASLLAISFILTASVVIAADAPSSAKTAAEIDRLILNDTATDSLQQVDDATFLRRVSLDLVGRPPTSGEITAFGLSPSESKHSDVVQKLLASDDYAANWSRYWRDAIFRPATNVRAAFVRPAFEEWMADNLSENRPWDAVVTDLLTATGTVNDNGATALIFAHEGQPEEIAAEASRLFLGIQIQCANCHNHPWDRWKREQFHELVAFFPRITLRRDPQSDKRYEYVITSADRDRSRRPGVSKFLLTRVDRNRDQIISEAEAKGTPLQRVFSGQGRNYIDKNGDGKLSIEEIQTAQPPDNNRPGQGATEHYMADLSDPGSKGTLIQPGFFMGEVDVPQGQSDADRRATAAGLFTSQQNEWFAKAIVNRMWAELTASAFYSPIDDIGPDRNAEHPEVLAALSEGFVANGHDLKWLLTTITSTRFYQRPVNTKADGFLKLEPTRLRSDQLYDALCQTLNVTNLSLPFNGRRTPNAQSEDRGRLQFAATFGFDPSTPRSDLTGNIPEALFLMNSPQLNQAIKADTTNSLITRISSIVQNDEDAVRELYLATVSREPTAKELFICRKHLNAAATRNEGFEDVLWSLLNSTEFQSKS, from the coding sequence ATGCAGCAGACGGGCGACATCATGCGCGACGCCAGCCTTCTGGCCATTTCATTCATTCTGACGGCATCTGTCGTCATCGCAGCGGACGCTCCGTCATCGGCAAAAACGGCCGCTGAAATCGATCGTCTGATCCTGAATGACACGGCAACTGATTCGCTGCAACAAGTCGATGATGCGACATTTCTGCGGCGAGTTTCGCTGGATCTGGTCGGACGCCCGCCAACGAGCGGTGAGATTACGGCCTTTGGACTGAGTCCATCTGAATCAAAACATAGCGACGTCGTGCAAAAGCTGCTGGCGTCGGATGATTACGCCGCTAACTGGAGTCGCTACTGGCGGGATGCGATTTTTCGACCAGCGACCAACGTGCGGGCCGCTTTTGTGCGACCAGCCTTCGAAGAATGGATGGCCGACAACCTATCGGAAAACCGTCCGTGGGATGCCGTCGTTACGGATCTGTTGACGGCGACCGGCACCGTGAATGACAACGGAGCCACCGCTCTGATTTTCGCTCATGAAGGCCAACCAGAAGAAATTGCCGCCGAAGCATCACGCCTGTTTCTGGGCATTCAAATTCAATGTGCCAACTGCCACAACCATCCGTGGGACCGCTGGAAGCGTGAACAGTTTCACGAACTGGTCGCCTTTTTCCCTCGCATCACTTTGCGGCGAGATCCGCAGTCTGACAAAAGATACGAATACGTGATCACGTCGGCCGATCGTGACCGCTCACGACGCCCGGGCGTTTCGAAATTCTTGCTCACGCGAGTCGACCGGAACCGCGATCAGATCATTTCGGAAGCCGAAGCAAAAGGCACGCCGCTGCAGCGAGTCTTCAGCGGGCAGGGACGAAACTACATCGACAAAAACGGCGACGGCAAACTTTCGATCGAAGAAATTCAAACGGCTCAACCGCCCGACAACAACCGACCGGGGCAGGGCGCGACGGAACACTATATGGCCGATCTGTCCGATCCCGGATCAAAGGGGACGCTGATTCAACCCGGCTTCTTTATGGGCGAAGTCGACGTGCCTCAGGGACAATCGGATGCGGACAGACGAGCTACTGCTGCCGGGTTATTCACGTCCCAACAAAACGAATGGTTTGCAAAAGCGATCGTCAATCGCATGTGGGCGGAGCTAACAGCATCCGCATTCTACTCGCCCATCGACGATATCGGCCCAGACCGAAACGCCGAACACCCCGAAGTTCTGGCAGCCCTAAGCGAAGGCTTTGTCGCGAATGGCCACGATCTCAAGTGGTTGCTGACCACCATTACTTCCACCCGCTTTTATCAGCGGCCGGTCAACACGAAGGCGGACGGCTTTCTGAAACTCGAACCCACACGGCTGCGATCAGACCAATTGTACGACGCGCTCTGCCAGACACTCAACGTCACAAACCTGTCGCTGCCGTTCAACGGCCGACGCACACCGAATGCTCAGTCCGAAGATCGAGGGCGTTTGCAGTTCGCGGCAACGTTCGGCTTCGATCCGTCGACGCCGCGCAGCGATCTGACGGGGAACATTCCGGAAGCGTTGTTCCTGATGAACTCGCCGCAACTGAATCAGGCCATTAAAGCCGACACCACCAACAGTCTCATCACCAGAATCTCAAGCATAGTGCAGAACGACGAAGACGCTGTGCGGGAGTTATATCTGGCGACGGTGAGTCGCGAACCGACAGCCAAAGAACTTTTCATCTGCCGTAAACATCTCAACGCGGCCGCAACCCGAAACGAAGGTTTCGAAGACGTGTTGTGGTCGTTGTTGAATTCCACTGAATTCCAAAGCAAGAGTTAA
- the ribD gene encoding bifunctional diaminohydroxyphosphoribosylaminopyrimidine deaminase/5-amino-6-(5-phosphoribosylamino)uracil reductase RibD — MQPHSSRPFFDDSSVMQHALQVARQGLGHVEPNPAVGAVIVDENLNWIADGFHQKFGGPHAEIDAIAAAGERTRGAELFVTLEPCSHHGKTPPCADAVIAAGFRRVVIGCQDPAPHVAGNGIARIQEAGIDVAVGVCEDEAIDLIAPFRKLMLQKQPWVHAKWAMTLDGRIATRTGHSKWISNEQSRAEVHRLRGHMDAIITGAGTVRADNPTLTARPAGPRKAMRVVVDTDGGSIVSDGNLLKTINEAPLLLCAAEASATSDHVKMLAGLGVEVFTTSKTDRSAALAQLLAELGRRNITNVLVEAGSGLLGSFFDGRHVDEVHVFVAPKIVGGTGALSPIGGQGMAQVSEDASINSMLVQQFGNDLLIEGRLRSSAS, encoded by the coding sequence ATGCAACCTCATAGCAGCCGCCCATTTTTCGATGATAGCAGTGTGATGCAGCACGCGCTGCAGGTTGCTCGACAGGGATTGGGTCACGTTGAGCCGAACCCGGCCGTCGGTGCCGTGATCGTGGACGAAAATCTGAACTGGATTGCCGACGGTTTCCACCAGAAGTTCGGTGGGCCTCATGCTGAGATTGATGCGATCGCTGCGGCTGGTGAAAGAACGCGGGGGGCGGAATTATTCGTGACGCTGGAACCCTGCAGCCATCACGGCAAAACGCCGCCTTGCGCGGACGCGGTCATTGCGGCAGGATTCCGAAGGGTCGTCATTGGTTGTCAGGATCCAGCGCCGCATGTGGCGGGGAATGGGATCGCCAGAATTCAGGAGGCGGGAATTGATGTTGCTGTTGGCGTGTGCGAAGACGAGGCAATAGACCTGATCGCACCGTTTCGCAAGTTGATGCTGCAGAAACAGCCGTGGGTCCACGCAAAATGGGCCATGACACTGGACGGCCGCATCGCCACGCGGACGGGACATTCGAAATGGATTTCCAACGAGCAGTCACGAGCTGAAGTTCACCGGTTGCGCGGTCACATGGACGCCATCATCACGGGGGCGGGAACTGTTCGAGCCGACAACCCCACGCTGACGGCTCGACCTGCCGGCCCGCGGAAGGCTATGCGAGTCGTCGTCGATACAGATGGTGGGTCCATCGTGTCGGACGGCAACCTTCTAAAGACGATCAACGAAGCTCCGCTGCTGCTTTGTGCGGCGGAGGCATCCGCAACTTCCGATCATGTGAAGATGTTGGCCGGCCTTGGCGTAGAAGTCTTCACGACGAGCAAAACAGATCGGTCCGCCGCCTTGGCGCAACTTCTGGCCGAACTTGGCCGACGCAACATTACGAACGTTCTGGTCGAAGCTGGCTCCGGTCTGCTTGGCTCATTCTTCGATGGCCGCCACGTCGACGAAGTCCACGTATTCGTCGCTCCGAAAATCGTCGGCGGCACAGGAGCGCTATCACCGATCGGTGGTCAGGGCATGGCACAAGTTTCTGAAGATGCGTCGATCAACAGTATGTTGGTTCAACAGTTCGGAAACGATCTGCTGATCGAAGGACGGCTGCGATCTTCCGCGTCATAA
- a CDS encoding DUF11 domain-containing protein, producing MDLALGFVFIISLMFLAMIFGERLSLFGIADGQWLTAPFDWAARFWDMLCEAADRVSGFVFDHFWWVAATVSGGVGILLIALVMVTGLSDKAEANRSDEESLMLVGSVLDHTTILTPDNVLQLKVADGPNPLATGPELVHQVPSKDRWRIPPSIRQEIVDSMPPAPPEPDVLWNPGRPEYPREPDYSRSLLNITIEPFVERRGRQVRSPLVDRMIRDSLMALRNGDWRTFSDAQARERGTGSGPVLREDSQFAEDDLYARVRVIPGESVATNDLKVEKFLPEQPPAGEFEIEIRLTNLSPDTLDGLVVRELLPSAWRPVAVQPQAVYRESTITWLLNDIRPFDEKILKVKVTSSEFGQFQSYTEVSATTAVAASTGVSEPLPAVPDRREPIDRRPIEREPFEPVPFEPEPYVPEPFDRREPEPRPQERRLPPVEDLPDVQLTLLEPPQTVPVNEWIEVLFEIRNVGTAPAEGVSLRVDVPLGLSHHALNDDDLDRKIEVRIATLKPKERRKFPLKVRATTPGSHYAIAELTLQKNQLDVRPFEVIARRTTPDNSRLVPRPDF from the coding sequence ATGGACCTTGCTCTTGGATTTGTCTTCATCATCAGCCTGATGTTTCTGGCCATGATTTTTGGCGAGAGGCTAAGTCTGTTCGGAATTGCCGATGGGCAATGGCTAACGGCACCATTCGATTGGGCCGCCAGATTCTGGGATATGCTTTGCGAAGCCGCAGACCGAGTGAGCGGATTCGTCTTTGATCATTTCTGGTGGGTTGCCGCTACCGTTTCCGGCGGCGTAGGCATTCTGCTGATCGCACTGGTGATGGTCACAGGGCTATCCGACAAAGCGGAGGCCAACCGCAGCGACGAAGAATCGCTGATGCTTGTCGGCAGCGTACTTGACCACACAACGATTCTGACACCCGACAACGTGCTGCAACTGAAAGTGGCAGACGGCCCCAACCCCCTTGCGACCGGGCCCGAGCTTGTCCATCAGGTGCCGTCAAAAGATCGCTGGCGTATTCCACCATCCATCCGCCAGGAGATCGTTGACAGCATGCCTCCCGCTCCGCCGGAGCCGGACGTGTTGTGGAATCCAGGCCGACCAGAATATCCTCGCGAACCCGACTATTCGCGCAGTCTGCTGAATATCACGATTGAACCATTTGTGGAACGTCGAGGCCGCCAGGTTCGGTCGCCTTTGGTGGATCGGATGATTCGCGACAGCCTGATGGCACTTCGAAACGGTGACTGGAGGACATTCAGCGATGCTCAGGCGAGAGAACGCGGTACCGGCAGCGGGCCCGTGCTGCGTGAAGACTCGCAGTTTGCAGAAGACGATCTGTATGCACGCGTTCGAGTCATCCCGGGGGAATCAGTCGCGACCAACGATTTGAAGGTCGAGAAATTCCTGCCGGAACAGCCACCTGCTGGCGAGTTCGAGATTGAAATCCGACTGACTAATCTGTCGCCAGACACATTGGATGGCTTGGTAGTGCGAGAACTACTGCCATCCGCATGGCGACCAGTGGCTGTCCAGCCGCAAGCCGTTTATCGGGAATCAACCATAACGTGGCTTCTGAACGACATTCGCCCGTTCGATGAAAAAATCCTGAAGGTAAAAGTGACGTCGTCTGAGTTCGGCCAGTTTCAGTCGTATACTGAGGTCTCGGCCACGACTGCCGTCGCTGCATCAACCGGTGTGTCTGAACCTCTGCCCGCCGTCCCGGATCGCCGTGAACCAATCGACCGGCGCCCGATTGAGCGAGAACCTTTTGAGCCTGTGCCTTTCGAACCCGAGCCATATGTCCCGGAACCGTTCGACCGACGCGAGCCAGAACCGCGACCGCAGGAACGCCGCCTTCCGCCCGTTGAAGATCTTCCCGATGTGCAGCTAACACTGCTTGAGCCACCGCAGACGGTTCCCGTCAATGAATGGATTGAGGTGCTGTTTGAAATCCGAAATGTCGGAACCGCTCCTGCAGAAGGCGTGTCGTTGCGTGTCGACGTGCCGCTGGGGCTTAGCCACCATGCTCTGAACGATGACGATTTGGATCGCAAGATCGAAGTTCGGATCGCCACGCTGAAGCCGAAGGAACGCAGAAAGTTCCCGCTGAAGGTGCGTGCGACCACTCCAGGCTCGCACTATGCCATTGCAGAACTCACGCTGCAGAAAAATCAGCTGGACGTGCGTCCCTTCGAAGTCATCGCACGCCGCACGACGCCGGACAATTCCCGCCTGGTCCCGCGCCCCGACTTTTAA
- a CDS encoding DegT/DnrJ/EryC1/StrS family aminotransferase, with product MIPRHRPPSGTLSLLTTAAKSAFRRSNVPELELAWQRSLDVQHAVWIPSARWAIARTIQSHTTTAAEVVCPVFNCGAVHHAVSESGRNVDYRDCAADSFLMNCSGAASGSQAIVLSEIFGHRFSPSELSQPLIHEAAVRIFDLAMGIPTTNDMQRMQSGDVTVLSFGLGKSLYAGWGGMALTNCNDTADMLRRRRDDELQSRGAVQRTRWNASVVLRTVAHEPWIYRRVRAKTDRPNESAANPQNSFSAASHEWNRPPTAFHVAHSLRNLRMAGEWAEQRLRLLDEYRIRLQRISPMVQLPLNDAAAFSHFSIRVPGSIRESLRKRLWDNGVDVASLFPFPAGWCAAEQFPLAARAATEVLNLPLSNQLQQRDVVRVCDALKRAVDELSALPSTQKAAA from the coding sequence ATGATTCCGCGGCATCGGCCTCCGTCCGGCACGTTGTCGTTGCTGACGACGGCAGCGAAGAGCGCCTTTCGTCGTAGCAATGTGCCCGAACTTGAATTAGCCTGGCAGCGATCACTAGACGTTCAGCATGCGGTCTGGATTCCGTCCGCGCGGTGGGCGATTGCTCGCACGATTCAGTCGCACACGACCACTGCAGCGGAAGTTGTATGTCCGGTGTTCAACTGCGGCGCGGTTCATCACGCTGTGAGTGAAAGTGGGCGGAACGTCGACTACCGAGACTGCGCAGCAGACAGTTTTCTGATGAACTGTTCCGGTGCTGCGAGTGGTAGTCAAGCAATCGTGCTTTCGGAAATTTTCGGGCATCGATTCTCGCCGTCCGAGCTTTCACAACCGCTTATCCACGAAGCCGCCGTCCGCATTTTTGACCTCGCAATGGGCATCCCTACAACCAACGATATGCAGCGCATGCAATCCGGTGACGTGACCGTGTTGAGCTTCGGACTTGGCAAGTCGCTATATGCCGGCTGGGGTGGCATGGCACTGACAAACTGCAACGACACAGCCGACATGCTACGCCGCCGGCGCGACGATGAATTGCAGAGTCGCGGCGCTGTTCAAAGAACTCGCTGGAACGCTTCCGTTGTGCTACGAACAGTCGCTCACGAACCGTGGATATACCGCCGCGTCAGAGCGAAAACAGATAGGCCGAACGAATCGGCGGCCAACCCGCAGAACTCGTTTTCAGCGGCATCGCACGAATGGAACCGGCCACCCACGGCGTTTCACGTTGCTCATTCACTTCGAAACTTACGCATGGCCGGCGAGTGGGCCGAGCAACGTCTGCGATTGTTGGATGAATACCGCATTCGATTGCAGCGCATTTCACCAATGGTGCAGTTACCGCTCAACGATGCGGCGGCATTCAGCCATTTCAGCATCCGCGTACCTGGATCAATTCGGGAGAGCCTGCGGAAGCGGTTGTGGGACAACGGAGTCGACGTGGCGAGCCTGTTTCCGTTTCCAGCGGGATGGTGCGCTGCGGAACAGTTCCCGCTGGCCGCGCGAGCAGCAACGGAAGTGCTGAACCTGCCACTGTCGAATCAGTTGCAACAACGCGACGTGGTTCGTGTGTGCGATGCGCTCAAGCGTGCCGTCGACGAATTGAGTGCCTTGCCGAGTACTCAAAAAGCTGCCGCCTGA